The DNA segment GGAGGGGCGCGAGCTCCATCGGTTATCGGTCCCTCGCCTGACGGGGTGCGCGTCCGAACCCGTGCGCTTCGAGGATCGCCTGCCCCTCGTCGCTCAGGACGTACTCGAGGAATCGCTCCGCGGCGGGGTTGTCGCTGCGCTCCAGGATCCCGGCCGCCTGGCGGATGGGCGTGTGCAGGCTCGGGTCGATGAGGCTGAGCTCCGTCCTCGTCGTGTCGACCACGCTCCGCGCGACGAGGGCCACGTCGGCGTTTCCGGTCTGCACGAGCTGGTAGGTCTGCGTGATGTTCTCCCCCTGTACGATTCTCGGTTCGACTGCGTCCCAGACGCCCGCCTGCTGCAGTGCCTCGCGGGCCGCCGCGCCGTAGGGCGCGATCTCGGGATTGGCGATCGCCACGACCTCGTAGCGGCTGTCCGCGAGCTGCTGCAGCGACGCGAGGCGATCTACCCCGTCGCGCCAGACGAGCACCAGCTGCCCGACCACGTAGGTGCGCACGGACGTCCGGCGGATCGATCCGCTGGTGACCAGCCGCTCGATCGTCTCCTCGTCGGCGGCGAAGAACAGGTCGGCGGGAGCTCCGTTCTCGATCTGCGCCGCCAGGCTACCGGTCGCTCCGAGAGCGAGATCGACGGCC comes from the Longimicrobiaceae bacterium genome and includes:
- the modA gene encoding molybdate ABC transporter substrate-binding protein, which encodes AVDLALGATGSLAAQIENGAPADLFFAADEETIERLVTSGSIRRTSVRTYVVGQLVLVWRDGVDRLASLQQLADSRYEVVAIANPEIAPYGAAAREALQQAGVWDAVEPRIVQGENITQTYQLVQTGNADVALVARSVVDTTRTELSLIDPSLHTPIRQAAGILERSDNPAAERFLEYVLSDEGQAILEAHGFGRAPRQARDR